A single region of the Strigops habroptila isolate Jane chromosome 3, bStrHab1.2.pri, whole genome shotgun sequence genome encodes:
- the KRAS gene encoding GTPase KRas isoform X1 — MHPPIRPLGARLPRQPQPSPSPAISDRDGKGRGAAAAAGRAREVPACSRGSGRQGGAVRVPGAGHPPDPRPSSSSRRRPAEGPERRLAGRGLPPRGCPAAARGAAPCSASPPPASSGAACACPSAVLPRGAGGGSAAAGGGGGTGGQRPPGARRLQPVTPTPPLSSCIYSVYSFPSSQAFKPLCAGPRRRAAPESLVGLAASLARG, encoded by the exons ATGCATCCACCCATCCGCCCTCTCGGCGCTCGGCTCCCTcggcagccccagccctccccGTCCCCCGCCATTTCAGACCGGGACGGAAAGGGACGCGGAGCGGCCGCTGCGGCGGGGCGGGCAAGGGAGGTACCGGCGTGCTCCCGCGGCAGCGGCAGGCAG gggGGAGCGGTGCGGGTTCCCGGAGCTGGACACCCCCCCGACCCGCgtccctcttcttcctcccgGCGTCGCCCCGCGGAGGGGCCGGAACGGCGGCTAGCCGGGCGGGGGCTGCCTCCCCGCGGCTGTCCCGCTGCCGCCCGCGGGGCTGCGCCCTGCTCCGCTTCCCCTCCGCCGGCATCCTCCGGAGCAGCCTGCGCCTGCCCCTCCGCCGTCCTTCCCCGCGGCGCGGGCGGTGGCTCGGCGGCCGCGGGAGGGGGTGGCGGGACAGGTGGCCAACGCCCTCCGGGAGCCCGGCGGCTCCAGCCCGTAacccccacccctcccctttcctcatGCATCTATTCAGTTtattctttcccctcctcccaagCCTTTAAACCCCTGTGCGCGGGGCCGAGGCGCCGGGCCGCGCCGGAAAGTTTGGTCGGCCTGGCCGCGTCGCTGGCTcggggctga
- the KRAS gene encoding GTPase KRas isoform X2, which produces MTEYKLVVVGAGGVGKSALTIQLIQNHFVDEYDPTIEDSYRKQVVIDGETCLLDILDTAGQEEYSAMRDQYMRTGEGFLCVFAINNTKSFEDIHHYREQIKRVKDSEDVPMVLVGNKCDLPSRTVDTKQAQDLARSYGIPFIETSAKTRQGVDDAFYTLVREIRKHKEKMSKDGKKKKKKTKTKCIIM; this is translated from the exons atgacagaatataAACTTGTTGTCGTTGGAGCTGGTGGTGTAGGCAAGAGCGCCTTGACAATACAGCTAATTCAGAATCACTTTGTGGATGAGTATGACCCTACAATAGAG gaTTCCTACCGGAAGCAAGTAGTAATTGATGGAGAAACTTGTCTCTTGGATATTCTTGATACAGCAGGTCAAGAAGAATACAGTGCCATGAGGGACCAATATATGAGAACAGGGGAAGGcttcttgtgtgtgtttgctaTAAACAATACAAAGTCTTTTGAAGATATTCACCATTATAG ggaaCAAATAAAGAGAGTTAAAGACTCTGAAGATGTCCCAATGGTGCTAGTAGGAAACAAATGTGATTTGCCTTCCAGAACAGTAGATACAAAACAAGCTCAGGATTTAGCAAGAAGTTATGGAATTCCTTTCATTGAAACATCAGCAAAAACAAGACAG GGTGTTGATGATGCCTTCTATACATTAGTTCGAgaaatcagaaaacacaaagagaagATGAGCAAAGAtggtaaaaagaagaaaaagaagacaaagacaaaGTGTATAATTATGTAA
- the ETFRF1 gene encoding electron transfer flavoprotein regulatory factor 1 — protein MASSLRSEVRKLYKNLLYLGREYPKGADYFRKRLKAAFLKNKDEKDPEKIKQLIARGEFVIKELEALYFLRKYRALKQRYYNDDNQ, from the exons ATGGCCAGTTCTTTAAGAAGTGAAGTGAGAAAGCTATACAAAAAC CTGCTGTACCTCGGAAGGGAGTATCCCAAAGGAGCAGACTACTTCAGAAAGCgtttgaaagcagcttttctaaaaaataaagatgagaaGGATCCGGAGAAAATCAAGCAGCTGATTGCACGAGGAGAGTTTGTTATAAAAGAGCTGGAAGCTTTGTACTTCCTCAGAAAATACAGAGCTCTGAAACAGCGCTACTACAATGACGACAATCAGTAA